In a genomic window of Blastocatellia bacterium:
- a CDS encoding lipopolysaccharide biosynthesis protein, producing the protein MERGFYSGTVWLLFHQLVTRTINFFSGIVIARLLTPLDFGLMNLATTFSNLVMAVGNIGVGHFLIYQPEERQEYLTAGFWLGMTASLGLFLIQVAVAPLVATFYGTPIVAPVMIVLGITFFLIAPLGGIHQTVLQKRMQYRRLIIPQIVMTLVGTGLTILLAALGWGVWSLALPGLVAFPLGVAVTWAVCDFRPSFQLHRKYWREIFRYGRNVLGSELITFVNNNADYILIGKLLGATLLGFYSFAYAQSMMIVVLMTGVFSQVVFPIFARLQNHREELQTTYLRFLRRGTAVMVPLTLLQMVAAEEFIGFLYSEKWADAITPFRFLLLYAVGRSLALGAMELLNAVGRPDLGFKFSLAMAPVFTAVVILGTHWGIAGVAAATGIVFGGAQLILVGLVLRLFRWRWAAYAEAIRPALQAAAVVALASAAVRLLARQQGAPEAMILLLTLAVGGLAHIVMLRRYFIEEAKALRQLLFGGVPH; encoded by the coding sequence TTGGAGCGAGGATTTTATTCCGGGACAGTCTGGCTGCTGTTTCATCAACTGGTCACACGGACGATTAATTTTTTCTCCGGGATCGTCATAGCACGGCTTCTCACCCCGTTAGACTTCGGTCTGATGAACCTGGCCACAACGTTTTCCAACCTCGTCATGGCCGTGGGGAACATCGGCGTCGGCCATTTCCTCATCTATCAGCCCGAGGAAAGACAAGAATATCTCACGGCTGGATTCTGGTTGGGGATGACGGCGAGTCTCGGACTCTTTCTGATCCAGGTCGCTGTGGCCCCGCTGGTGGCAACGTTTTATGGCACGCCGATCGTGGCTCCGGTGATGATCGTGCTGGGGATCACCTTTTTTTTGATTGCGCCGCTCGGAGGGATTCATCAGACAGTGTTGCAGAAGCGAATGCAGTATCGGCGATTGATCATCCCCCAGATCGTGATGACGCTCGTGGGGACCGGGCTCACAATCCTTCTCGCAGCGCTCGGTTGGGGTGTATGGAGTCTCGCCCTTCCAGGTCTCGTCGCATTTCCTCTGGGTGTCGCCGTGACATGGGCAGTGTGTGACTTTCGTCCGTCATTTCAGCTTCACCGGAAATACTGGCGGGAGATTTTTCGCTATGGACGGAATGTCCTCGGCAGTGAACTGATCACCTTCGTCAACAACAATGCCGACTACATCCTCATTGGCAAGCTCCTGGGAGCGACGCTTCTGGGTTTCTACAGTTTCGCCTACGCCCAGAGTATGATGATCGTGGTCCTGATGACGGGCGTCTTCTCACAGGTTGTCTTCCCTATTTTCGCTCGCCTCCAGAACCATCGAGAGGAACTTCAGACCACCTATCTTCGCTTCCTTCGCCGGGGGACCGCAGTGATGGTGCCGCTGACACTTCTTCAGATGGTTGCGGCGGAGGAGTTCATCGGCTTTCTCTACAGCGAGAAATGGGCCGATGCCATCACTCCATTTCGTTTCCTGTTGCTCTATGCCGTAGGGCGGTCGCTGGCCCTGGGGGCGATGGAACTGCTCAACGCCGTTGGGCGACCGGATCTCGGATTCAAGTTTTCGCTGGCGATGGCCCCTGTTTTTACTGCGGTTGTTATCCTCGGGACGCACTGGGGGATTGCTGGGGTAGCGGCGGCGACGGGAATTGTCTTCGGTGGAGCCCAGCTCATTCTTGTGGGCCTGGTCCTCAGGCTCTTTCGGTGGCGGTGGGCTGCATACGCCGAGGCCATTAGACCCGCCCTTCAGGCGGCGGCAGTCGTGGCTTTGGCCAGCGCAGCGGTTCGTTTGCTCGCACGACAACAAGGTGCCCCCGAAGCGATGATCCTCTTGCTCACCCTGGCGGTCGGAGGGTTGGCCCATATTGTCATGCTGCGACGTTATTTCATCGAGGAGGCAAAAGCCCTCCGGCAGCTCCTGTTCGGAGGCGTGCCGCATTGA
- a CDS encoding FTR1 family protein — MLDAFMIVLREGFEAFLIVAITLTYLNKTNRQWLKSAVYVGIVTAAVLSAILGFVLLRGINQAFWEGVIGLVAAVLVASLVIHLWRTGPRLKQIMEGHLERASAPVSRWAAFGGVFLFTVLMITREGMETALMLYQVRGNYFTGAILGLMAAITMAWLWSRYGSRINLRRFFQVTGIYLILFTIQILIYSFHELAEAEILPRSEEFHAATEPLSPTGIYGKWFSLGMVGICGLWLLGAWWRDRNRGGLLVRPGVSATATD, encoded by the coding sequence ATGCTTGATGCCTTCATGATCGTTCTGCGCGAGGGATTTGAGGCGTTTCTCATCGTGGCTATTACGCTGACCTATCTCAACAAGACGAACCGCCAATGGCTAAAGAGCGCGGTATATGTGGGAATTGTAACGGCTGCCGTGCTCAGTGCGATTCTGGGTTTTGTCTTGTTGCGCGGCATCAATCAGGCGTTCTGGGAAGGAGTGATCGGTCTGGTGGCCGCAGTGCTCGTCGCTTCCTTGGTGATTCACTTGTGGCGGACGGGTCCTCGGCTCAAGCAGATCATGGAGGGGCACCTCGAAAGGGCATCGGCGCCAGTGTCACGGTGGGCCGCCTTTGGTGGAGTTTTCCTTTTCACTGTGCTAATGATCACCCGTGAAGGGATGGAAACTGCCCTGATGCTATACCAGGTCCGAGGCAACTATTTCACCGGTGCCATTCTCGGACTGATGGCCGCTATAACGATGGCCTGGTTGTGGTCGCGATATGGATCGCGGATCAACCTTCGACGATTCTTCCAGGTCACTGGAATTTACCTCATTCTCTTTACGATACAGATCCTCATCTACTCTTTTCATGAGCTGGCCGAAGCCGAGATTCTTCCCCGGAGCGAGGAATTTCACGCGGCGACCGAACCCTTATCGCCGACAGGGATTTATGGGAAGTGGTTTTCCTTAGGCATGGTGGGGATTTGTGGTCTCTGGCTTCTCGGCGCGTGGTGGCGAGATCGGAACCGGGGTGGTCTTTTGGTTCGCCCTGGCGTTTCTGCTACCGCAACTGATTGA
- the thiI gene encoding tRNA uracil 4-sulfurtransferase ThiI produces MTSVIMVERLVLVRYDEIGIKGRNRPDFTRKLAENIRRVTGVERGRVRIEWGRLYILAGEDEAELLRALPRVFGIRSVSPAVRLPFDTTLLEQEAVTLARREYERGARTFKIETRRSLKTFPLTSLDVNRLLGTAIQRAIPDFAVDVHHPDTTIGVEIRQEGILLFAEWIEGPGGLPVGINGRALVLLSGGIDSPVAAWMAMKRGIAVDVVYFHSFPYTGDKAKEKVIELSRCLSRWKGEPVTVYIPSFTDLQVEISRQIPPPLWTIFHRRFMYRVAERLATEHGYGALVTGESLGQVASQTLENLSCVDAAVNILVLRPLIGLDKAEIVTLARRIGTYDISILPYEDCCTLFAPKKPVTRARRDRVEQLEQRLDVERLIAAALSRTEVFSVTETMTEQVVR; encoded by the coding sequence ATGACATCGGTCATTATGGTTGAACGGCTCGTTCTCGTCCGCTATGACGAAATTGGCATCAAGGGGCGAAACCGCCCCGACTTCACCAGGAAATTGGCGGAAAACATCCGACGGGTGACGGGTGTTGAGCGTGGACGCGTTCGTATCGAGTGGGGACGACTCTATATCCTGGCGGGCGAGGACGAGGCGGAACTTCTGCGTGCTCTCCCGCGGGTGTTTGGCATTCGGAGTGTGAGTCCGGCGGTGCGGCTTCCCTTCGATACAACCCTCCTCGAACAGGAAGCTGTCACACTTGCCCGACGCGAATACGAACGGGGTGCGCGCACGTTTAAAATCGAGACGCGCCGAAGTTTGAAGACATTCCCCCTGACCTCGCTTGACGTCAATCGCCTCCTGGGGACGGCCATTCAACGCGCTATTCCCGATTTTGCTGTGGATGTTCATCACCCGGATACGACGATTGGCGTCGAAATTCGCCAGGAGGGCATCCTGCTTTTCGCTGAGTGGATTGAAGGACCGGGCGGGCTCCCCGTCGGTATTAACGGGCGGGCGCTCGTGTTGCTCTCAGGTGGCATTGACAGCCCGGTCGCTGCCTGGATGGCGATGAAGCGCGGCATCGCCGTTGATGTCGTCTACTTTCACAGCTTCCCCTACACCGGAGACAAAGCCAAAGAAAAAGTGATTGAACTCAGCCGGTGCCTCAGCCGATGGAAGGGCGAGCCGGTGACCGTTTACATCCCTTCGTTCACCGACCTTCAGGTGGAAATCTCCCGACAGATACCGCCGCCACTGTGGACCATCTTTCATCGCCGATTCATGTATCGGGTGGCCGAACGCCTGGCCACCGAACATGGATACGGAGCTTTGGTGACGGGCGAAAGTCTCGGACAGGTGGCCAGCCAGACGTTAGAAAATCTGAGCTGCGTGGATGCGGCGGTGAACATTCTCGTTCTCCGGCCTCTCATCGGTCTGGACAAGGCGGAGATTGTGACGCTCGCCCGACGCATTGGAACGTATGACATCTCGATTCTCCCCTATGAGGATTGCTGCACCCTGTTTGCGCCCAAAAAACCAGTCACTCGAGCCCGTCGGGATCGAGTCGAGCAACTCGAGCAGAGACTTGATGTCGAGCGATTAATCGCGGCCGCCCTGAGCCGAACGGAGGTATTTTCGGTCACCGAGACCATGACCGAACAGGTCGTTCGGTAG
- the mutM gene encoding bifunctional DNA-formamidopyrimidine glycosylase/DNA-(apurinic or apyrimidinic site) lyase, with protein sequence MPELPEVDHVVGLLNRTVVGKKIADVTLLRHDLMKNLSPRAVAGRLRGCIIEQTERRGKFILIHLSRGWTLLVHLRMTGGFAYGQLHSPLPRYTRAIFTFTDGSRLLYEDRRNLGVIYLVRTEGLSRLKELNKLGPEPLGADFTLSAFRDALGMSRRTIKEILLDQRVVVGLGNIYAAEALHRAGIRPTRKAYEVARSLHRVKALYQAIRETLQRAISARTETALHFTFLDAPPRASREIIEECFLVYGREGEPCMRCGARIRRLRQGGRSTYYCPRCQR encoded by the coding sequence ATGCCCGAGCTTCCTGAGGTTGATCACGTCGTTGGGCTCTTGAATCGAACGGTCGTGGGGAAAAAGATTGCCGATGTGACACTGCTTCGCCATGACCTGATGAAGAATCTGAGCCCGCGGGCCGTTGCGGGCCGATTGCGGGGATGCATCATCGAGCAAACAGAGCGTCGCGGAAAGTTCATCCTCATCCATCTCAGTCGAGGGTGGACCTTGCTTGTTCATCTGCGCATGACGGGAGGATTTGCCTACGGTCAACTCCACAGCCCGCTGCCTCGATATACGCGGGCTATTTTCACCTTCACCGATGGAAGCCGACTTCTCTATGAGGATCGGCGAAATCTCGGGGTGATATATCTTGTCCGAACCGAAGGGCTCAGCAGGTTAAAGGAGCTGAACAAGCTTGGTCCGGAACCTCTCGGCGCGGACTTCACCCTCTCAGCTTTTCGTGACGCACTCGGGATGAGCCGTCGGACGATTAAAGAGATATTGCTCGATCAACGGGTGGTCGTCGGTCTGGGCAACATCTATGCCGCGGAAGCTCTCCACCGTGCAGGAATTCGGCCCACACGAAAGGCTTATGAGGTCGCCCGGTCGCTTCATCGAGTAAAGGCTCTCTATCAGGCCATCCGGGAAACACTCCAGCGGGCCATCAGTGCGCGTACCGAGACGGCCCTTCACTTCACCTTTCTCGATGCTCCACCCCGGGCTTCTCGCGAGATCATCGAGGAATGTTTCCTGGTATACGGGCGTGAAGGAGAGCCATGTATGAGGTGTGGTGCTCGGATTCGCCGTCTGCGTCAGGGTGGTCGTTCGACCTACTACTGCCCCAGATGCCAGCGATGA
- a CDS encoding polyprenol monophosphomannose synthase: MSTPLVQIVIPTYNERENLPPLIAAIRHVLPNGGILIVDDGSPDGTGELADQLARGDPLLHVLHRTGPRGFGRSLVDGMLWALERNPDFVIQMDADGSHNPEYLPALLEAARDYDVVIGSRYVRHHVSVVNWPLSRLLLSVFANAYVRTITHLPVTDATGGYRCWRASALRRICLHTIRSDGYSFQVETLYRAYALGFRIAEVPIIFIERRAGASKMSKRVIVESAFMPWRLIVARLVGRLLPKDSR, encoded by the coding sequence ATGAGTACGCCATTGGTTCAAATCGTTATTCCGACATACAACGAGCGAGAGAATCTGCCTCCTTTAATCGCGGCCATCAGGCACGTCCTCCCTAACGGAGGGATTCTCATCGTTGATGATGGATCGCCTGATGGAACTGGTGAACTGGCCGATCAGCTCGCACGAGGCGATCCTCTTTTGCATGTTCTCCATCGAACCGGCCCGCGAGGTTTCGGCCGTTCGTTAGTGGATGGGATGCTCTGGGCCCTGGAGCGGAATCCCGACTTCGTGATTCAGATGGATGCCGATGGATCGCATAACCCGGAGTATCTGCCGGCACTGCTCGAAGCTGCTCGCGATTACGATGTCGTCATTGGCTCGCGCTACGTGCGACACCATGTCAGCGTGGTGAACTGGCCGTTGTCGCGGCTATTATTGAGCGTTTTCGCCAATGCCTACGTGCGAACCATCACGCATCTGCCGGTGACCGATGCAACCGGCGGTTACCGGTGCTGGCGCGCATCTGCTTTGAGACGAATTTGTCTTCACACGATTCGCTCCGATGGATATTCGTTTCAGGTGGAAACGCTCTACCGCGCTTACGCCCTCGGCTTTCGCATCGCAGAAGTCCCCATTATTTTCATCGAGCGTCGGGCCGGGGCTTCGAAGATGAGCAAGCGGGTCATTGTTGAATCGGCGTTTATGCCCTGGCGCTTGATTGTCGCCCGGTTGGTAGGTCGGTTGCTCCCGAAAGACTCTCGCTGA
- a CDS encoding CDP-alcohol phosphatidyltransferase family protein, with translation MISRFLGKGFQSVLLRLAQMLVRVGISPNLITVVGCTAGILSGVALARGEFLWGATAIAVVGLCDLLDGMVARAKNTQSRFGAFLDSALDRYADMAMLIGLILYFARMNRLDYLLICCLALVGTVMTSYARARAESVIGHCRVGFMERPERIVFLMLGILFNRVEQALWVIAVGANWTALQRIHYTWVVSSSRQQ, from the coding sequence ATGATCAGCCGATTCTTAGGAAAGGGATTTCAGTCCGTTCTGCTGCGTCTGGCACAGATGCTCGTGCGCGTGGGTATTTCGCCGAATCTGATCACGGTCGTCGGGTGCACGGCGGGAATCCTTTCGGGCGTCGCTCTGGCCAGGGGAGAGTTCCTCTGGGGAGCTACGGCCATTGCCGTGGTGGGATTGTGCGACCTGCTCGACGGAATGGTAGCCCGCGCGAAAAACACGCAGAGCCGGTTTGGGGCATTTTTGGATTCAGCTCTGGATCGGTATGCCGATATGGCGATGCTCATCGGTCTCATCCTCTATTTCGCTCGGATGAACCGGCTCGATTATCTGTTAATTTGTTGTCTCGCGCTCGTCGGCACGGTCATGACCAGCTACGCGCGGGCGCGAGCCGAGAGCGTCATCGGTCATTGTCGCGTGGGCTTCATGGAACGACCCGAGCGCATCGTCTTCCTTATGCTGGGCATTCTCTTCAATCGTGTGGAACAGGCGCTCTGGGTCATCGCCGTCGGCGCCAACTGGACGGCGCTTCAGCGCATTCATTATACCTGGGTGGTATCCTCCAGCCGGCAGCAATGA
- a CDS encoding M14 family metallopeptidase: MFRIKGVVMIVVGCLLSSGQASVKQEPANLPRSRAEISGFTETSRYQDVIEFLKEMSRQSDLVRLTSFGKSFEGRDLPLVIVSEPPVTSPEQARASGKMVVFIMANIHAGEVDGKEATLHLLRDLTVGRLRPLLARLVVLLAPIYNADGNDRIGPNNRRHQNGPSGGVGTRENAQGLDLNRDFMKLETPEANALVQNIFNRWDPHLTIDCHTTNGSYHGYALTYAPPLNPNGHREPIEYVRERMLPEITKVLDSRFGYKTYFYGNFIDPNDPSKGWQTFDHRPRFGNNYLGLRNRMTILAESYAYADFRTRVDVTEKFLQVILEYAATHSQEMMEIIARADRETVNRGKSPTASDQLGVRFKMRPFDKPVPILGYEIVQETDPATGQRRPRRTDRLVTYVTQNFGLFEATRTITIPRGYLLLPNLPDVVKKLRAHGVLVEEVKKPLRAEVEVYAVESVTHAAQPFQNHRETTLAGKFQTRAVDIPAGSYYISLAQPKANLAFYLLEPESDDGLVDWNFFDDYLMAQQQREQPVVFPVYRVHRPLRLVTERVESFDAIQREKEKK; the protein is encoded by the coding sequence ATGTTCAGAATCAAAGGTGTGGTGATGATCGTCGTGGGATGTCTTCTTTCATCGGGCCAGGCGAGTGTAAAGCAGGAACCCGCGAATCTTCCTCGCTCGCGGGCGGAAATAAGCGGGTTCACCGAGACATCGCGGTATCAGGATGTCATCGAGTTCCTCAAGGAGATGAGCCGCCAGAGTGATCTCGTTCGCCTGACGTCGTTCGGCAAGAGTTTTGAAGGGCGGGATCTCCCTCTGGTGATCGTGTCCGAGCCGCCAGTGACATCGCCCGAGCAGGCCCGCGCGTCGGGGAAAATGGTTGTCTTCATCATGGCCAACATTCACGCCGGCGAGGTAGACGGGAAGGAAGCAACCCTCCATCTTCTAAGAGATTTAACTGTTGGCCGCTTGCGACCGTTGCTCGCCCGTCTGGTCGTGTTGCTTGCTCCCATCTACAACGCCGATGGAAATGACCGCATCGGCCCCAATAATCGGCGGCATCAAAATGGACCGAGCGGGGGCGTGGGGACTCGGGAGAATGCGCAGGGGTTGGATCTCAATCGCGACTTTATGAAGCTCGAAACGCCGGAAGCGAACGCGCTCGTTCAGAACATCTTCAATCGCTGGGATCCCCATCTCACGATTGATTGTCATACAACCAACGGATCGTATCACGGCTATGCGCTGACCTACGCCCCGCCACTCAACCCCAATGGGCACCGAGAACCCATCGAGTATGTCCGCGAGCGAATGCTGCCGGAGATCACGAAGGTGCTCGACTCCCGCTTCGGTTACAAGACCTATTTCTACGGAAATTTCATTGACCCCAACGATCCGAGCAAAGGATGGCAGACCTTCGATCATCGTCCCCGGTTCGGCAACAACTACCTCGGCCTCCGCAATCGGATGACGATCCTGGCCGAATCCTATGCCTACGCTGATTTTCGCACTCGCGTGGATGTGACGGAAAAGTTCCTCCAGGTGATCCTGGAATATGCAGCAACGCACAGTCAGGAGATGATGGAGATCATCGCGCGAGCCGATCGGGAGACAGTCAATCGAGGGAAGTCGCCGACTGCATCCGATCAGCTCGGCGTCCGGTTTAAGATGAGGCCGTTCGACAAGCCCGTCCCCATCCTCGGCTACGAGATCGTTCAGGAAACGGATCCAGCAACGGGGCAGAGACGGCCTCGCCGAACGGATCGGTTGGTCACCTACGTGACCCAAAACTTCGGTCTTTTCGAAGCCACGCGAACTATCACCATCCCGCGCGGGTATCTGCTCTTGCCCAATTTGCCCGATGTCGTCAAGAAACTTCGCGCCCACGGAGTGCTCGTTGAGGAGGTCAAGAAACCACTTCGGGCTGAGGTCGAAGTCTATGCCGTCGAGAGCGTCACCCATGCCGCCCAACCCTTCCAGAATCACCGAGAAACGACGCTGGCTGGGAAATTCCAGACGCGCGCCGTGGATATCCCCGCAGGTTCCTATTACATCTCCCTGGCGCAGCCCAAAGCCAATCTGGCCTTTTACCTCCTCGAACCGGAGAGCGATGATGGGTTGGTGGATTGGAACTTCTTTGATGACTACCTGATGGCGCAGCAGCAACGAGAGCAACCGGTGGTCTTTCCCGTCTATCGCGTCCATCGGCCTCTTCGCCTCGTGACCGAACGGGTAGAATCTTTCGACGCAATTCAACGGGAGAAGGAGAAGAAATGA
- a CDS encoding tetratricopeptide repeat protein has product MSDIHNAMGARSKPNGAFRRRIPPGAVAYVLIWLFSLRVAVFAQEDIPLGPNGYARRIEMLYRTAKGLIDVGDYEEALRNYEEALQLQEGRKDRRGASVTLIAIGDLYLFFMGDARSAIGFYERSVAIKKEIKDRKSEPEPLHQIAYAYYVLGDVDRAEQIYREVLELSRKVKNRRAEATALNGLGNCFLARGRTTEALDYYRQALPLRKKVKDHTGVANTTFNLGRTYLRVGDLAQARQYFEEALRKRRELLDVRAEAETLLLLGQTLAGMGESPKAREYYQEAIALARRSRNQRIEIEALYGLGVLAVKEDRGDEAVRPLTSALSLAEKMEPGLRDVMLRRLIRMLASVYLARGDMMEAAALYKRGLRLVRPAGELSSQVEFITALGEVYAQQGQHQYALACYFQAEALSQKNPALAESLVGDRIRRLREQLGEVAFARLAEDVRARMLTLVSEATGMSDW; this is encoded by the coding sequence ATGAGTGACATACACAATGCAATGGGTGCGAGGAGCAAGCCTAACGGTGCGTTCCGACGTCGTATCCCGCCAGGGGCTGTTGCTTATGTCCTGATCTGGTTATTCTCTCTCCGCGTCGCTGTCTTCGCTCAGGAGGACATCCCTCTAGGACCCAATGGCTACGCGCGACGAATCGAAATGCTTTATCGCACGGCCAAGGGACTCATTGATGTGGGCGATTACGAGGAAGCCCTTCGGAACTATGAAGAGGCCCTTCAGCTTCAGGAGGGCCGCAAGGACCGTCGGGGAGCGAGTGTGACGTTGATCGCCATAGGCGACCTTTATCTTTTCTTTATGGGGGATGCTCGTTCGGCGATCGGTTTCTACGAAAGATCGGTTGCCATCAAAAAAGAGATCAAGGATAGAAAGAGTGAGCCGGAACCCCTTCATCAAATCGCCTACGCCTACTATGTTCTCGGTGACGTTGACCGCGCGGAGCAGATCTACCGCGAGGTCCTCGAACTTTCACGTAAGGTCAAGAACCGACGGGCTGAAGCGACGGCTCTCAATGGTTTGGGCAATTGTTTTCTTGCGCGGGGGCGCACGACCGAAGCGCTCGATTATTATCGTCAAGCGCTGCCGTTGCGAAAGAAGGTGAAGGATCACACGGGTGTTGCGAACACAACGTTCAATCTCGGCCGTACCTATTTGCGGGTGGGTGACCTTGCTCAGGCGCGACAGTATTTCGAGGAGGCGCTGAGGAAACGGCGTGAACTTCTTGACGTTCGGGCGGAGGCGGAGACCCTCCTCTTGTTAGGTCAAACCCTCGCCGGCATGGGTGAGAGTCCGAAGGCCCGTGAGTATTATCAGGAGGCCATCGCATTGGCCCGGAGGTCGAGAAATCAGCGAATCGAAATCGAAGCCCTCTATGGCCTCGGTGTCCTGGCGGTTAAAGAAGATCGAGGGGATGAGGCGGTTCGTCCTTTGACCTCGGCGCTATCACTCGCAGAAAAGATGGAGCCCGGCTTGCGCGACGTGATGCTTCGCCGTTTGATTCGGATGCTGGCATCGGTTTATCTCGCGCGAGGAGATATGATGGAGGCCGCCGCACTGTACAAACGCGGACTTCGGCTTGTGCGCCCTGCAGGCGAGCTGTCCTCACAAGTCGAATTCATCACCGCCTTGGGTGAAGTTTATGCGCAGCAGGGGCAGCATCAATATGCGCTGGCATGTTATTTTCAGGCCGAGGCACTCAGTCAAAAGAATCCTGCCCTGGCCGAGAGCCTGGTCGGAGATCGCATTCGGCGCCTGCGGGAACAGCTCGGTGAGGTCGCCTTCGCTCGATTAGCCGAGGATGTTCGCGCCCGTATGCTGACTCTTGTCTCGGAAGCAACGGGAATGAGCGATTGGTGA
- a CDS encoding cysteine desulfurase family protein has translation MMTREIYLDNNATTPVAPEVFEAMRPYFCERYGNPSSLHRKGIEAERAVRASRNTLARFFGVPEAAVIFTSGGTEGDNIAIKGTARALRRRGTHIITTQVEHPAVLESCRELESDGFHVTYLPVNGEGRVEADDVLAALSDETILVSIMHVNNELGTIFPVEEIAARLKRQRPEIVFHSDGVQAVGKLKIRLDHIDLYTISGHKIHAPKGIGALLVQGDTSLRPLLNGGGQERGLRSGTENVPGIVGLARAVELISEDFDALQAHFTRLRDRFLAGLSEIPGVRVNSPVHSVPTTVNVSFPGIPAEVMLHALEAEGIYVSTGAACSSRKGRRSHVLEASHLPPEVIDSSLRFSFSRYTTVEDIETTLQVIRQVVPLFAGVARRG, from the coding sequence ATGATGACACGCGAGATCTATCTGGATAACAACGCCACCACGCCGGTGGCTCCGGAAGTCTTCGAGGCGATGCGTCCTTATTTTTGCGAGCGATACGGAAATCCATCGTCATTGCATCGGAAGGGAATCGAAGCCGAACGCGCCGTCCGGGCGAGTCGGAACACGCTCGCTCGATTTTTCGGAGTGCCGGAGGCCGCAGTCATCTTCACCTCGGGAGGAACCGAGGGCGACAACATTGCTATCAAAGGAACGGCGCGAGCGCTTCGGCGTCGCGGGACGCATATTATCACCACTCAGGTGGAGCATCCGGCTGTGCTCGAAAGTTGCCGCGAGCTGGAGAGCGATGGATTTCACGTCACCTATCTGCCGGTCAACGGCGAAGGTCGGGTCGAAGCCGACGATGTTTTGGCCGCTTTGAGCGATGAGACCATCCTCGTTTCCATCATGCATGTCAACAACGAGCTGGGCACGATCTTCCCTGTAGAGGAGATCGCCGCTCGACTCAAGCGGCAACGACCGGAGATCGTCTTTCATTCTGACGGCGTGCAGGCCGTCGGCAAGCTCAAGATCCGCCTCGACCATATTGATCTTTACACGATCAGCGGCCACAAGATTCATGCGCCAAAGGGAATCGGCGCGCTGCTCGTGCAGGGAGATACGTCGCTTCGACCGTTACTCAACGGCGGGGGGCAGGAGCGGGGATTGCGCTCGGGAACCGAAAACGTTCCTGGAATCGTTGGTCTTGCCCGCGCTGTTGAACTGATCTCCGAGGACTTCGATGCTCTCCAAGCTCATTTTACCAGGTTACGCGATCGGTTTTTGGCAGGTCTGTCCGAGATTCCCGGTGTCCGGGTGAATTCACCCGTGCACTCCGTGCCGACGACGGTGAACGTCTCATTCCCCGGGATTCCCGCCGAAGTGATGCTTCATGCATTGGAGGCCGAAGGGATTTACGTCTCAACAGGAGCCGCCTGCTCCAGCCGCAAAGGGCGGCGGAGCCACGTTCTGGAAGCGTCCCATCTTCCGCCGGAGGTCATTGATTCCAGCCTGCGGTTCAGTTTTTCCCGCTACACGACCGTCGAAGACATTGAGACCACCCTGCAGGTGATCCGACAGGTCGTGCCGCTGTTTGCTGGAGTGGCTCGACGTGGCTAG